The window TGATAATCTTCGGGTCGTGTATTCTCCAGAGACTCCAACGTACTACCAATACCATACCAGCTAGTCATATGGCAACGTGCCTGACTCCATGAAAAGACCCACGGAATAGCTCTTAAATCAGAAAGGCTCTGGGCACCGGTACGTTTCGCAGGCCTGGACCCGATTTTACTGTTTTCAATCGCATCAATTGGCGTTGCTTGTCGGAAATAAGGAATGAAGCCTTCCTCATTCATCAATTCCTGATAGCGTTTCTTGGTTTCCGTGGCCAGATGCTCCAATATTTCCTCTTGTGGATGTGGATCCCCTTCAGCGGCAGATTGCTCAATTGACTTACGCATGGTACTCGCAGCTAGCAATTCCAGATTGTATGCGGCATTTACCTTATTGGCATACTTCTGACTGATCGTTTCCCCTTGCTCCGTCAGGCGAATATCTCCGGTGAGTGATCCATGTGGTAACGCACCTATGAAATAATGGGTTGGCCCCGCTCCACGACTGATTGAACCGCCTTTGCCATGGAAAAACTGCAAATGAACGCCATGTTTTCTACCAATGGCACTAAGCCGAGTTTGTGCTTTGTACAATCCCCATTGACTGGCAATGATCCCTCCGTCTTTATTGCTATCACTGTACCCAACCATGACTTGTTGTTTGGGAATATCATTGGTGGTCTTAGCACGATAAGCAATGCTTCTTTGTGTGAAAGGATGACTTAAGAACTGATCCAGGATCTCCGGTCCATTTTCCAAATCTTCTATTGTCTCTAATAAAGGCACAACAGGTATCTTAGAAACCAAACCCTCCTCTGTCCTTTCTATCAGTCCGGCCTCACGCTGCAAGACATAAACAACTAGTAGATCGGACAGTGACCGGGTCATACTGACGATAAACGAACCAATCCCCGCTACACCAAATTTGGATACATGACCTTCAATCACTTTATGTACAGAAACGACTTTGCCAGCCTCTTCTGTTAATTGGACATTTCCTGGCAAAAAAGGCCGATTGGATTCCAATTCTTTGTTCAGGAAATCAATACGCTCCGTCTCAGACCAATTGGCAAAATCAGTAGATTTCATTTGACTTGCTTCCAGCAATTGTGAAATCGCTTTATCGTGAAAGTCACTATTTTGTCTGATGTCAAGCTTGGCCAGACAAAACCCGAAGATATCAAGCATTCTTCTGGCCACTGTTACATCGTCATAAGCGATGGTCTTCGCTCCATAGGCTACCAGGCTCTCCTGCAATAGTCGTAGATCTTTTTTCAACTCTGCAGAACGCATATAGCTACCTTTTAGGTCAGCCAATTCTGTCGCGTGGCCCCGTTTAGTATCTACCGGCAGTTTCGTGATCATTAGATTAATGTACTGTCGGAAAGCTTCACCCGTGTTCCGGTCCAGCGCTTCTTGTCCCCGCTCCCCCAGTTGTTCTACCATCTGCAGCGCACGATCTTTCAACGCCGGCAATGCCTTGTCCAGAGGCAAGCTAAAACTAAGTCTAGTGACAAGCTCAGAAAGCTTTCTTCGAATTACGACGAACGCATTAAGACGAAGCATCAGCAACGTATGCTGGGTAACTTCAGCGGTCACCAAAGGGTGCCCATCCCGGTCGCCTCCTACCCAGTTTCCAAAAGTGAACCCTGGTAATGCATTTTGATCGAGTAGTTCTTGCTTATCATAACCCAGATGCGACCAGGCTTGCAATAAGCGGCGATCCACCATAGGAATGACACTTGGAAAAACGTTCACCAGGTAATGCAAGACATTACGTAGTTCATCTTCTACCCGTGGTTTCTCAATATAGATCTCTCCAGTCTTCCAAATTCGATACAGGGTCAGTTTGATGTTGTGACGTATGTTTTCTATTTCATCCTCCGTATACATCTGATTTTCTTTCTTCACCAGCAGCAAATACAGTTCACGATAATGCTCAAGCA of the Cytophagales bacterium genome contains:
- a CDS encoding phosphoenolpyruvate carboxylase, with product MNSTLKLLQEQLGKPYKDLEFLLIALKEVLADNGELEMANAVPLINEEDTRAAEMTDRQIQLYSLVFQLVNIVEINGAVQSRREIEGKNAHADVRGLWSDNIRRLIDEGTSKEAIIQQIIATNIEPVLTAHPTEAKRSTVLEHYRELYLLLVKKENQMYTEDEIENIRHNIKLTLYRIWKTGEIYIEKPRVEDELRNVLHYLVNVFPSVIPMVDRRLLQAWSHLGYDKQELLDQNALPGFTFGNWVGGDRDGHPLVTAEVTQHTLLMLRLNAFVVIRRKLSELVTRLSFSLPLDKALPALKDRALQMVEQLGERGQEALDRNTGEAFRQYINLMITKLPVDTKRGHATELADLKGSYMRSAELKKDLRLLQESLVAYGAKTIAYDDVTVARRMLDIFGFCLAKLDIRQNSDFHDKAISQLLEASQMKSTDFANWSETERIDFLNKELESNRPFLPGNVQLTEEAGKVVSVHKVIEGHVSKFGVAGIGSFIVSMTRSLSDLLVVYVLQREAGLIERTEEGLVSKIPVVPLLETIEDLENGPEILDQFLSHPFTQRSIAYRAKTTNDIPKQQVMVGYSDSNKDGGIIASQWGLYKAQTRLSAIGRKHGVHLQFFHGKGGSISRGAGPTHYFIGALPHGSLTGDIRLTEQGETISQKYANKVNAAYNLELLAASTMRKSIEQSAAEGDPHPQEEILEHLATETKKRYQELMNEEGFIPYFRQATPIDAIENSKIGSRPAKRTGAQSLSDLRAIPWVFSWSQARCHMTSWYGIGSTLESLENTRPEDYQQFKKATSTDPFIRYVLTNVDTSLAATEEEVIASYANLVEDEALKDKFLKMFLDELSLTKRHLNHLLERPLVERRKNHHYSNQLRSEMMKKLHENQVRLLEEWRTMKKEANSDIAATQTSLMLTINALAGAMRNTG